In Takifugu flavidus isolate HTHZ2018 chromosome 1, ASM371156v2, whole genome shotgun sequence, the DNA window ATCGTGAGCAAAAAAAGGATGTGTTTTTGAAATCAATCCATCTTTATTCGTGTAGGAATAATGCTGTTAGGTGGTTTCTGAAAGCACCCCCACAAAACCTAACATTGTAATAAAAATGTGCTATGCTACAGTAAAGAACACAAGAAAGTTTTTATGGGTCACTGTTCCAAAGATGAGAGTTTTAACTACAAAATGCAGTGcagcattttcttctttttttttatttttattctcacCTCAGGAACTAAAAGGCAAGAATCAAAGTACAGAGCAAACCCAGGAAGGGAATATGAAATATGTCTGATACTGACTTTCTGTCAGGTTTTAGTTCACACCTGGGCTGTTTCTGATTTGGAggtttttgctttcttttgcaGATGAGGAAATAGTTTTGCTGTCTGGAAGAGAAAGCAATTTTTACTATGACTAGTCCTGAATTAAAGGCTTGGATCTAAGGAAGTGCTTGGATATGTTGtgtaaaagatttaaaaagatACATTTAATTTCCTCTGGTAATTACAACATCAAAATTTTAATACAGTGTCAGAATAGTAGAAAATATCCACATTAATCCGACAGTCTGGGCATATGACGTTTTTTTCTGCCTGTATTGTCTAAAGGAGTACAACATTTTGGTTTTTGGACAGTAGGTGTAGGAATTCTCGAATGACAACTGAATATTCAAGAATAAAATCTACTTAAATCTACATTTTTATGGATTTCGACATTGCACGAACCCACCAAACTGAAATAATGAGAGAGGACTTGGCAAAAAGTGTCAAAGTAACTTAGAAATGTTTCAGTTGTCTGGGTGTGAAAAAGGAGCGAGGAGGGAAGAGGTGCAGAGGTGCAAtaatgagggtgggggggggttcaatgGAAAAAGAGATAAAAGGGAAGTGCGATCGAAATGAGTGGCTGCTGCAACAATGGGACAGTCTCACTCACTTGTAAAAGAGCATCGAACATGACGCAAGAATAGAATAAGAAGAGACTTTAAAAAACACATCCACAGGCAAGTGCACAGTTTTCTGCAACAACAGCTCTAGTATCTGGGGGGAGAAATCAAACAGGAACCCGGCGTTCTAATGAAACATGTCTTATTTCTGTGAGAGGGTGCCTCACTCTATACATTCTCCCAAGCGGTCTTTTGTGCTCAGCCGCCACACATATCCTCCTCAGATGGAGCTCTTTTAGACTTCCTTAGAAGTTTCCTTTCAAATCAGTGCTTCCTCTTAACATGGGATTCACATTGTTTTCATCCGGATCAGACTGTCAAGAGTGTACTGTGGATGGGATCATTAAAGAATAAAAGACCACAGGTTACATGACCTTTCCCTTTCTTTTGCTGTGTCCCAGGCTGACTTATCGGTCAAATTTACTCTAAGCTCATGCTGGCGATGACTCACAGAAATTGTGGTCAAGGTAACAAAAGAGACTTTCATTTACGTTCTATAGCATTGTAATCATTTGGACTTTCATGAGATGAAGTCTTTAAATTGCCTCtcagtgtgagagtgaatggtgcCCTGAAGGCTTGTGCGGGATCAGTGCTGGGATCAGCTCCAGCTCTACCAGGTCGATGATGCTGGACCACCACCGCGACAGTTGTAAAAGTAGGGCACCGTTGTGATGATCAATCCAGATGTTGTTGAGTCGCAGACATCCACAAAGCTGTTAACTGATAAAGGacaataaaaggaagaaaatataGACCTGCATATTCCTCTGGCTGCTATATGTAGAAAGGGAGTCGGGTGGTTTTGGACATTGACGACACTCTGAAGACACATCAATGTCACATCAGAGGCAGTTGTCAAGCTCTTGAACTGGAGCAGCACACGCTTCTCTCTTTCCGCTCTTATTATATTGTAACGATCCCTGAGTTTTTCATGCAGTGTCCATGTAAACGTCCAAAGACACGAGTCTCAGGAGTCTCACCTTGCAGTTACGTGGGGTGTTTGTGCCTCATCTTGTGCAGATTTCTGTTTTGGAGCTGAAAAAATGACAGCCCTGCTAACGATTCCCATTGTGCATTAGCCCAGATGTGCGGCTGTTTTCAGCTTGAgctgtttccttttttcactGTATGACTGCTTGTTAAACACTATTTTCTTGATGAGGCAGTTCTGAAACATAACCAttgtgagggaaaaaaagttgtGTACCACTCTATGAGttagggttaaaaaaaataaaaagctaagGTTGCCCTGATTCCTCTCTCAGCTCCACCAACTCTCTGAGCTCATGGTTTATTCATTTGCTGGGGATTTTCAGTGCGCACAGTTTGGACCAACCACATGTCATTTCAGGCTGTTCCACAGGGTTGAGATGAATGTTAATGCAGGTCCGAAGGTTGCTTTGGCCTTCGACGGCACTGCATTCTGTCCATATTTTACGCAGTCCTGGGAATTTGATTAGAAGTTATGTTATCATTATCCAAGACCACTTTGTGCCCTTACTTTATTGGTCATTCACTTGTACTTTAGATTTATCGTTCGCACTTTAGCTTGCTCATTAAGGGTCatgtgtaatatatatatacacacacacacacacatatatatatatatatatatattgtactGCATTGTTTCTTGATCTGTCCAAGGCGTTTGGCACTTCAGACACTTAAAGAAAACCTCTCTCTGTTGAGCTTTTAAAGCAGGCAGTTGGCTGGTTGAGCAACTACCTGTGTAGGTGCGTCATCTTTCTCACTCTTGGTAAGTCAAGGCATTCCTAGGGGATCAGTCTTAGGACCCATGCTTTTCATCATTTACATTAATAATCTCTGCCAGAACACCCATGATGCATCCTATCACCTTTATGTGGATGATACTGTGCTATATTGCTCTGGTCCGTCCATCAAGCTGTCATAGAACTATAACTGACTGTCTGCTACATTCagaacactcactcactcactcattttctaccgcttgttcctccactgagggtcgcgggggggctggagcctatcccagctcaatgggcggaggcagggtacaccctggattggtcgccagtcaatcgcaggctaacacatacagacacacaaccattcactctcacactcacacctacgggcaatttagagtttccaattagcctaatccccaatcatgcatgtctttggactgtgggaggaagccggagtaccccgagagaacccacgcaggcacagggagaacatgcaaactccacacagaaagtccccaatcagtcccaaccggggatcgaacccggggccttcttgctgtgaggcaacagtgctaaccaccacaccaccgtgccgccacATTCAGAACAATCTGTCAGAAATAAACTGGTTTTAAATACAACATTAACAAATCCCATGACCTTCAGTAGTGGGAAATCCTCAACATCCCATGGCCTTTCAACCATAACCACATTCAGTGCAGGAGAAATTGAGCAGGCAACACAGTATGAATATTTAGGCACCGTTGTTGATGATTCACTCACTTTTACTTCTCACTGGTATGAAAAATATTCTTCTGATGCATCTCTACATTCTCTGGTCACAGTTAACCACAGTTAAAAAAGCACTAGGCTTCTTTTCAAATCTTCTCTATTCCCGGGTTGGACGGACACCTCTCTCTACTTGTTGCTGCATTCACTGGCATCTTATCATCACTAGGCCTTCTTCCAtcacatcaacagacacacatcaCTAAGAAACCAACTGCCAAATTCTGCCTTTGTTCTCAGAACCAGCTTCTCAGTGAAAactgaaatggagaaaaatggtCTTTGGATTCTCTGCCCCTTCAGGATGAAATAGGCTTCAGTGTGAACTGGTCTCTATCAACACTTGTTTTACTTTATCAACACTgttaaaaggctttttaagAAGTCATGGCAGGTGTAGGTgttttatgtaaatatatagcgttattatttttttgtttgtctaaTTGTAATGTTCACTGTTTCCCATGCTGCCATTTGCCCAAAAACTCTTGTAAGAGTGATTTCTAATCTCATTGATGTTtttacctggttaaataaaggtcATAATAATAAACCTCTTCCCCCATCTATGTACCGTGGACACACCGGTTACATTTCCTGTAATTTGTGTTCCTTTCTGCCCAGCAATCCTACTGAACTAACTCCACCGAGCCTGATTTGTGTTTTGTCTACAGAGGGCTTGGCTGTGGGTGTTGGATTCGGAGCCATTGGAAAGACTCCATCTGCTACCTTTGAAAGTGCCAGGTAAGATGGGTATCAAGCCGCAAACAGAAGCATATATCTTCATTTATGTCACATgattctcctctcttctctggagcaggagaaaaGAACTGGCCTATCCAGTTGTTGGAGTATGCTCAGTGTCTCTGGGGCCCTGTGAATGAtggggtgggggaaaaaaacagtactGACTtcaatttaatcattttagtttatttgcattttgataATATCAATTAACTGTTAGTAGAAGTTGATGGACTTAGCACCATATCACCAAGTGGTGATATGATGTTGCAACTTAAATCATCAAAGTCAACTTGATCATTATGGGTACAGAAGATTTGTCAAATAAATATTCAAGAAAAAAGGAGTGTCAGTAGAAAAAAGGCATACAAATGGAGAAACATAACTCAAATGGAGAACCAGAAACAGCATTTGGGCATCGGTTTATAAGATAAAGAAGCCAGTTCAAACATACTAGTTGTACTAGACAGCTTTGCTTTTTTCCTAGAATCTTCATATTAATTCTCTCAGCATCCTGAAGTTTTTAGAATAACTTGGTAGTCTGTTTGTTAGatagattgatggatggatggatcgatgATTGATGGATAGATAGATTCATTATTATACACCACGATGTTAGGTGCCTGTGCTGACATCTGGTGGTGAGCTATCAGTAATGCAGGTTAACGCTGAAGATTATTATAATCACGATCAGTTTGATCATACGGATCATTATATGTGTCTGTGCTGGTGTTCAGGGCACAATCTATCATGATTACGACACCAAGAGTACCTCATCTATCTATGGCCATTGACCAATTGAAAACTTCAAGTATCACCAAATAAAAGTGATTTGCAAacccttttttaaattaaacttaAAAATTCATGATTTTTCCTTTACCAGGTGATGATGATTTTCTTCCTGGCTCATCCTAAGAAATGGGGTGTTTTGCAGAGCCCTCCCAGACAGTAATCTTCCCTGTTTGAAAcacttgtcattttttactCACTCATCAGGGGACTTTAACTGACTTGCTTTTAACCCTTTGACCTTTTTagagcaggagagcagagcactaaattgtgatgtttctcagctCTTTCTGATCACAGAATATTAGCAATGTAATACAATAAAAGTTCATTCTACAATCATCCAAATCAGCAAATATTAATGCCCAATTTAAATAGACCAGTTGCATGCAGATTATTGATTTCTGCCTGAGATTATGTTTTCATAAAAGTGGAATTGTACATAATACAATTGATATCTGAGCTGAGATTACTTGGTAAAATGTTGAATAACTTAATTTTCCAAATTTGTATTTATAACAGATTAATCTAAAAACATAATTTAGTATCACCTGCAACACACGCTGTTGCGCTGTTTCCCCAGGTAACAGAGAAGTAAATGTAGCACCAGAACAAGGACACTGCAGCTGCTTTGTGTGCTGGCCTCAATGTATTCACAGTAGGAAAATGAATTGAATTAATTTAGACTTATAGCTAAAATAGGTATATGAAACAAAATCTTAAcgatgtgtttttgttctgatctttttgccttttttgttgGCGTCACCATTGTGAAGGAAAATTACTACTTCTTTCTAAGTTCTAAATAGTACTGTAGAGTTGAGCTTTCCTCTCATTTAGTGTCCTGAAAGAGCTTTGGAGCTCTCAGCGACCATatcttgttttccattcttCCCAGAGACAAAGCAATGCTGGAGAGACAAAGAGGCTAGATGGTTCTGTTGGGTCCAATGTTAGCATCTTCTGTTTAAGATTGTGAAAGACAGGCTGGCTGGCGCCATGTATGGTTGATGCTAGCCAGTGAACTTCCATTTGCTTTATAAACTTCTCGGTACGAATGTCTTATCAGAATTGATACTGGCACTGGATGcatgaactgttgctgtgttggtgtcacttcTCCTGATCAGTAAACTTAACACAAGTCATCTGAGTCTCGTGTGTGTCAGTTCCACAATGTGCAGCATTTCCAACAGCCATTGTTATTGTATTACGGTTTTTTAATATAACTTGTAGACATGTTACTAATATGGAATGAAAGTGATGTTTAAGTTCATAATTTAAAATTCACAGAATGAGGCCGTCACTACTTTAGTCCAATCATAAATTATATTGTCATTCCAACAGTCGCCCACCATGCAGTCAAACAAAATTAAATTGCTTTAAAAATCATCGACACATCAGGAAATCACTAATATTGGACAGGGGATgctaatgtttacatgttttcttttaaatccttgCTCAGAAATTTGGCCATTGGTATTGGCATCCAGAATTTCCCAGAAGGACTAGCAGTGAGTTTACCACTGCGAGGGGCCGGGTTCTCCGCGTGGACGGCCTTCTGGTGAGGGAAAACCATTGGCTCAAGTTGAAATGGTGCTAAAATGCAGCATCATTCTACAGAATCATCTCTGTTCTTGAATGTGCATCAGGTACGGCCAGCTGAGTGGGATGGTGGAGCCCGTCGCTGGGTTGCTGGGAGCCTTCGCTGTCGTCTTGGCAGAACCTCTGCTGCCATATGCGTTAGCGTTCGCTGCCGGGGCGATGGTGTATGTGGttgtggatgacatcatcccaGAGGCTCAAGTCAGGTAAGCAACAGAAGACTTTAAAGATTGACAAAGAAATTGGAGACATGTTTGTGACCGGTTTGTGACTACGGTAATTTCTCACACAAGACCTCTAATTGTCTCTGAATTCTTTTTATACTctgttctttcctttcttcatCAGTGGCAATGGAAAGCTGGCATCCTGCACTTCCATCCTGGGCTTCatagtgatgatgtcactggatGTGGGCCTGGGCTGACCACAtcacctttcttttcttttaaaacaaaggGACCAAATGAATTGTTTCAatcccacaaaaaaaaacttaGTCTTTCAGTTTAAGATGTTCATACTTGAAATACAGAAACGGAAGAATGTTTTGTGACTCCAGTTGAGAGACTCCGTTTGTCATTATGCAACTGCTGCTTCCAAAGTGCAGTTTGGGTCCTCTGTCACGTCAGATACCTCATTTTGAGCTGATAACTATGACTGTTTTGATTGATATTTTGTTTGTGGgggttgcttttcttttcatttaattgCCATAAATTAATAACTCAGGCTGCAAACATTACAACACTGCTTTATTAAAATGACTTACGACACATTAAGCGTTTTCTTTACAGTTTTATCTTCTCAAACTCTTAGTTCCTTCAGCTCTCCTGCCACCTACAGGCCACTTTGAAGAACCACATGGTCCATGTCGaaaaaatttattttttacttacAAGTACAACAGTGTAAAGCATTTCTATAAGTAAGCATGATTTCTCAGTTTCAttctattttaaacatttatttaccgGTAATATAGGCTTTATCCTTGTTAAATTCATTTGTTTGTAATTTGATACAAACTCAGTCACTTCTCTCCTAACAGTTTTTTTTGTATGCACGCTTAGAAATCATGTGTAtctaagggggaaaaaaaaaaaacacgactTTTTCAGAGAGTTTTCCTTAATAGTTCAGCACTTTAACAAACATTTAATGTTCAGTCATTAACAAGCAGAAACGCCTTCTAGACACACAGAAACTTAAATGAATGACAGGACTGGGCCTGGTTTGTGTTGTAAAAAATTGATGAGGCTGGGCGGCATCTCCAGTTGGTCGATACAGTGGATCTTGTCGATCTTTTTGAGGTATCTCCGTACAGCCAGTCGGCACTGTGATGTCAACGCCTTAGGATTTCCTGCACACAGGGCAAGCAACAGTGATGACAATGAAAATGAAGACTAGATATCAGCTAACATTTCACAATAATGATACCATCATTATAAGTAATAAAATATACATCACATTATGCAGTGTTGACTACATAGTTTTACTGCAAATGTAAACCAAagcctaaaaatgcagtttgttGTGAAGTACTGTTTTCTGATGTAAAAGCACATGTTGATGGAATTAAACTAATGGAATTAAACTAATGTTACTGGAGTTGATGGCAATCCAGTCCACACGAAGCCATACCTCTTTCATGAAGAAGCAGCTCCACCGCCTCATTCTGCTTTGTGGATTTCTCAATGATCAGCGTTGGGAGGTAGACGTTTGCCCCGAAGTCGATCAACAGCTGGATGTACTCCACGCCACAGCCGTGCCTGAGGCACATCTCCAGCACAGTTTTGGGCTGTTTGATAGAACTCAGCAGATTTGCATCAGCGCAGTTGTAATCTGGGTCTGCACCATAGAGGAGCAGCAGTTTGAAACACTCCAAATGGCCATAAACCGCAGCCAGGTAGAGAGGCCCGCTGGACACCCTGGCACTGGATGTCCAGAGCAGAACTTTAGAGCGAGAGTTGACCTCTGCACCACATTTAAGCAATTCCTTTAGTATTTCTACGTCCCCTTCCCGAGCAGCGGTGAGGACAGGGGAGCAGTTGTTGGAAGAGCTTCCATTGGGGTTGGCACCTGCTCTGAGAAGAGCTAACACACAATCCAAGTATTTGCCTCGCACAGCTGTAAACAGGGGTGTCTGAGCCTTAACGTCCACGCAGTCCACCAGGGCGCCATGAGCTAGCAGAACCTGGAGGCAGTTGAGGTGACCTTTGGACACCGCAGCATGGAGAGGTGTCCCAGCGATACCCCATCCACCTCTGCAGTTGATGACTTTCTTGTAGATTTCTTGGCAAAGCATCTCATCAAGAAGTCTGTCATTGTTTTGTAAGACTGCCTGTCTGAGCTTGGAAATTTCAAAactgctgtgttcctcctcagATGTCCTCAGGTGGAGCATAGAACGTACTGAAAACAGGGAAATATAGCAAACAGCATGAGACCTATGTTTAAACGTACAATATTGCTTACTCATCATAGAGTGCTAGACAGATCGAGCCTTTTAATCACTATTTTTGTCCTGCCTATCTATGAGAACATAATACAGCAGTGGAAGCATAGATTAAAGCCCTACTCGAACTCTTGGGTCAATCTTACAACCAAAGATGCTCTCTCATTTCAAGACATCTAATCTTTGACTACTTTAGTGGCGTATTAACAGAAATCACTACGTCGATTACAAACGTTTCTAGATCataccaaataaaataaaaatcattccGTTTCAAGAATAATCATGTAAAATCCCTGAAAACCTTTAGTACGGTACATAGCACACAGATCCAGATTTATCCATTGAACGTCATCAGACAATGCTAATATGCGGTCCACAAAAACGAGCTTCTTCGTTATTTTACACATACAAAAAGTAGCCGTCAGTgtgtattaaaataaattccattGATTTGTAAAGATCtcacagcagcattaaaaaGCTCTTCCGTTTTCAAATATACACACCGTCATCCAGGTGTTTATTTcgtcttcctgtttgcttctgttcttcttctactaccatttcttcatccttttcccgtctttttcttcttcgtcgtcGTTGATTGACAATTGTTAAGTTCAAGTACGCTTTGTTTCCCTCTAGTGTTGTTAAATGTTATAACAACATCTGACGCGTTCGAAGTTAGAGGCTGACTAGACCGTTCTAAATGTTAACAAGACAAAGGACAAAAGTAAAGATATAACAATAAATTGCCGTTTTAAAGAATATGACTGagatttgtttgctttgtttatgAGTTTGTTTTCCAAACATAGCATATAATTTAACTTGCAATTGTTGTGATACATGGACTACTTCAAGCAGTTTGGTTCTTTCTGCTAAATATTCCATCCCACAACAAATAGCAAAAAATAGCATTTCCATGGCAACTCCAGGACAATTCTGGCTTATGTCTGTTCATTTGCTCCCTCTCCAGGCAACCCTGATGGCATTCTTTCCTTTAAAACTCTGTTTCTTTTGCTTGTGTGTCACGAGGCTATTGTCTGCTAAAAGCAATGGGGTCTTTGAGTGCAGCCAAGAGCTTTTAAAAATACTAAAAATCGTTAATTTTTCCAATAAATGGTctgcttttatttctgaaacACAGAAGCACCATTAAAATCCTGCTcacattcttgtttttttcttctttttttttctcaggcTCTACACAATTTCAACCATTtacaacatgctaacatgcaaaGCTGGCCTCCTCTGTCCATTCCAGTTCTAAAGCTGTTGCTTAGAGACCAAATAGAAGTCAAGTAGGCGTTCCAAGGTCGTTGAGATAAAGACAGGACCATAACTCAGGGCATGTCCTGCAAGAAAACAGGAGGGAGGGTTAGTGGAGGAATGGAAGTCAGACAGGATGGCCACATTTAATACTTGTCCCAGAGCACCAATGATGAAGAGGTGATCAAATCTCAAATTAATTACTGTTGTGACTGTATAGTGATTGCAGacagaaatcagagaggaagtgTTTTTGCTTCAGGAAGATGTGATGCCCTTTGCATGATGACACTTATGTCACTGACATATGGACTCTGGGTCCTTTGTGTGATTCTGACCACAGTGACCACAGGTAAGAAGCTTTAGTTTGTGTTTAGAATCGTTCTGTTCTCTATAAAGGTAAAATCCACAGTTAAATGCATTCATTCTGCAGCATCACTGTGCAAGTGTGGCAAATTTTTAAGGTTCATCTATTCAGTTACAATAAGTAATAATGTCCTAACTGTTCACCATTATTTTTGATGTGAATAACcctgacatttatttaattaaatataaatttcTTCAGATTTTATAATTCATTTAACTATTAATTTGATTCAGAAAGATACATTTGTTAAGAACTAGAAGACAGATAATCATTCGACTGGTGTGGGTCCTTTTTCAAGCAAAACAAGTGGTCAGTTTGGGTAAAATTGAGTTATGTGTTGATGAATGTCATTTTAGAAATGAGAACACTTACATCATAGCACCTACCAGTGACTTAAAGATTTTTTACTGATAATGAACATGTGTAGCTACACTGACTTGGATGAGGTCCATATGCAGCCCATATTATTTCACTTATGGCCTTTTGTGTGTGCCTGGTCATTAAAACGTATGGATATGTGTTGTAGCTGCAGAACCTCTCTTTAATCTACTTGTACAGACCAGTTAATTGTCAAATTGGACAAATCTTCAAAAGTACACTTTTATAGTGAATGGGAAGCTAAAGTTGAAATGAAGTAGACAGGTCTACAGAAAGAGTTTTCAATCTTTTCTGTCTTGATTGTGCTCACTACAATGTTTTACCCTGCCCTCCAGAGGACATTCTGTGTCCCAAAGGAGGTCGGATTCACCTGGGGAGTGGGCGATGCTATTGGCTCACTGAGGTGGCATCTTCATGGGTCGGGGCTCAGGATTCCTGCAGGCAGATGCGTGGAGGTGATCTGGCATCCGCTGACAGCCTGGAGCTGCAACACTTCATCCACTCCTCGTTCCCCGTGTGAGTGTTAGAACATTTCATCAAGTAACTCTTCATTACTTTGCACATAACTTTCCCTGTCGCCATGTTTGTACACTGGTGTAGAAAAACGACTGTGTGGGTTTGGGTGAAGCAGTCCGATGGGTCTGAACGAGCTGTGGACACGGATCCTGTTGGTCCATCACGGTGGTCCAGAGGTAATAAGAGTCATGGTGGGTGTCTGCAGATGGCCCTGGGGACACCTGGACAGTGGAGGAAGGCTCCGTGTTCAGGACAGCACATCTTCCTCTGTGAAAATACTGTCACAGGTATGCTGTTGACACAACGGTCTCAAATAATTAGATCTGATATACAGTAAACAGTAAagaattaataaataaaaaaaatcatggttCCGATTATTTCGTCCAGAGTTTCTGCCATCTCGGGACATTTATTTGACTGGATTGGTTCTGTTGACCGGTGTCTATACTGAAACCCAGCTAAAGCTGCTTCCAAAGGTTCCAGATATTGGACATCAGACAGTGGAGGTCAGTTTCAAACAGTACTGATGCACAAAACAAACCCCTTAAACAAGTATGACACATTTCAGAAGTAATTTTAAATCATCTTTCTCAAAAGCTGTACAGATCAAATCAATCCAGAAATACTCATAGATGTAGCTGATATTTGTCATTTATCTCCTCTG includes these proteins:
- the LOC130539102 gene encoding ankyrin repeat and SOCS box protein 12-like, which translates into the protein MVVEEEQKQTGRRNKHLDDVRSMLHLRTSEEEHSSFEISKLRQAVLQNNDRLLDEMLCQEIYKKVINCRGGWGIAGTPLHAAVSKGHLNCLQVLLAHGALVDCVDVKAQTPLFTAVRGKYLDCVLALLRAGANPNGSSSNNCSPVLTAAREGDVEILKELLKCGAEVNSRSKVLLWTSSARVSSGPLYLAAVYGHLECFKLLLLYGADPDYNCADANLLSSIKQPKTVLEMCLRHGCGVEYIQLLIDFGANVYLPTLIIEKSTKQNEAVELLLHERGNPKALTSQCRLAVRRYLKKIDKIHCIDQLEMPPSLINFLQHKPGPVLSFI